AAGAGATTGGATCAGTTTCTAACATTCCACGagatagtttagccaaaaatgaaaatcatgtcatcatttattgACCCTTCATGTCTGTCCAAATCTGTATGACCTTTTCTGCTTtctacaaaataatttttgtgttgcACTAAGacaatcatacaggtttggaatgattcGGGGGTGAGTACCttaatgatgacagttttcatttttgggtgaactaccccttcaAGTCAATATGAAATACTGTTGTTtactatttatttctgtaatgtgcTGCATTATAAAGGGAAATATGATATTCAATGCAAGACTGGACTTAATTTTATCCTGAGGCATCatgcacttattattattattttttttttggttttgaggGGGCAACCCTGGCTCTCCTAGTTCACCTGGTGCCATAGGCAAGATAAGACATGATCAGAAGAAAAACTTTAATAACTTGGTTTATTAGTCTATGACGGGATTGTGTATTGGTATTAGACTGAGCAAACTTAAATATGCAAGTGATTCACACGTGTAATTTACAATGTGCAACAGtctaaaatatgtttgtttgtttggtttttggaagctgcatttaaaaatcaacattctTACATTTTTAGAGGTAAGAATTTTTCTGAATTTATCCACTGGGAATTGAGTGAATCATGAAAAATAGTCTCAAATGTACAGAGCCCCTACAGGGACATGTTGATGTCAAAAGTATGAGATGGGAggattatattaaattatatttcattgctTTTGCATTCTCTCCCAAATGTCTTGCATTCCCCCGAGATACTTTGTGTATGCTAGCAAATAACTTTTTTGTGaacaaatgcaaagtttctctgtggaacataaaatctTTGGGAGACAACACAAaagcactgacatttttttctcattttcatttttcaatcaCCATGTACCATTTAGGGGCTTCATACAAATGATAGGTAGtcgaaacaaaaaaaagaagcactGGTGACATcaactaaatataaaatttgcTTAAGAGGAGAAGCaagtaattatataaaattattaaaaatgataatattatattataaaagcatTAATGTGCATGACCCCctgattatgattattttttctttgcaacacaaatgcatgcacaatacaacacatgaaatcaaaaattaaattatatacatacagtggtATATTTGGTGTATTTATTTGGTGTATTAAatcttagatttaaaaaatattataacataaaaaaactaaattctctTAATGTCGAATTGTGTTGTAAGTCTTGGACCAAACGTAATACTGTCAGTCAACCTTTGGTCTTTGCCCTTTCCTGCTAATCAAATCACTGTTCCACCTCTGTCCCAAACTCAACTAAATGATTTATTGATCCAGGGCAACCTCCATATAACCTGTAAATTACCTCAACACTGTGTCATTATCTACCAATGATGAGTAGGACCTAAAAACCAAGAAGATGCCTCTCTGAGGAGACTTAATTCAATGCTGGACCAAAGTCTGATTCAAACTTTGATCAGGCTTAACCTGCTTTGCAATAATTACTATTCCTGTGAGGGGCTAGAGGAGGTTGGAGATTCAATGAATCCATGGACCCATGACCGCCCTGCCTGAAAGCTTCATTTGAACTTATAGCGAAGAGATGCAGCCCAATCCACCAGTAAGGAAAATGAGGTGGAGACAGCAAACCAGTACTCGAGACTGCTCTGTAAATCCTGTGGGACAGTGGTTTTCTGACATAAAATATCTCTCACTATCTAGATCCAAACTATTTGTACATGCAATTTCAAAAGGGCCATTTGGAATTGAAAATACAGAGGTGTCTATTTTGTTACCATCTCAAGTGTAACCATAGTCATTACTGTTATTAATCCTTTTCAATTACAAACTATGTGTAAACTAGCTTTCGGTTTTAAGATTGGGTTTTAGCATTTAAGTTGCTATTCGAGCTGCCCTTATTTTCCGTCATTCTTTAGTTGTTCAGAAATCTTACAGCCTGCACCTACCTTACAACAAAAGTCAACAAAGTTGTTCCATAGAATCATTCATTAACTTTTTCATTTACTGCCCACACATTAGTAATACAATGGAAATCCATACTGAACTACACAGAGGGCTAAGGCTGGCAGAACCAACTGCATAATGCCAAAGAATCTAAACTAATAACCACTGGAAAGATGAGCCAAAATTGCATTGCATATTAGTGCCAAAATCCATGTGCTGTTCAAGTCCAGTAATGCTATAAAATGGGAAAATAGTGAACTGAATAGTGAGTGGGTGGCATCATTTGACCACTGAAGACAGTCTATCGCTAATGTAGGGCAGTACAATTAATGCAGCGGAGAAAGTATACAATTAATAACTCATAACTCTTGAGAGAGGTCAAAAGTTTAATGGTACCATTTTACTTCAATATCAGGCTAATTATATTCAGTAagagaaaaatactgaaataacaaaGTACAGGATCTTCTTGTGCCATGCCGACACACTTCACACGCTTTAAGTTGAGGACTATAAAAGCAGGTGAACACTGCCCTCCTGTGACACTCTGGAGAACTATAAAATTTTCAGGGGAGCTTGTCAAACTCAGCATTTGCTTTATGAGGACATGTGAAATGCAAAGCAAAATGCACAGTTTTAtgcacaaatcaaataaatacttttcattcacttctatttgttttaaaataaaaacagaaatgtattagtctgagacattttgcatatttttagacatttttaaaagccacacacacatacaaagtcTAAGAGATgtacaaacaaagcatttttgcTTCTGGGAATTTGTATGTTCTCACAATGTAagtctttatgaaaaaaaaaaaaaaaacatgaatttccaGTCTGTGGAAAGCTGACAGTGGCTTTGCTCTAGTGAATTTCTGGAACATCAGCAGTATACAGTCTGTTTGGGTCAACCAGGGGCCCACACTGTCAGGGGCCTATTAACAAGATCTCCTCAGGGTAAAATCCATAAGCACAGTCACAGCGAAAAAAATTACCCCAAACACCTCTTCTCAAGTTATTAAAATACCAGGAAGCAACACACTAAACGGTTATTTGAGGTACTGAAAAGGCAGCTGCCATGTGTCTACACACTCTGTAGCTACTTTTAGAGCAGACACATTGCTTGACAGATTTATTGTTCCACCAGAGTGGATGAGTGTGCTTTCACAGTTGTGTGGGAAGAGCTAAAAATAAGCTTGAAGGTCGTAGATTAGAGAAAGCTTGCAGTGTGAGTCGATTGTCAGCGTGCTGGAAAAGtgttaaacaaacacaacaaacacaaaggtGACCCTTGTGGAGCAAAAATATGATCTGATCAAGATTAACTGACTCGGCATTAATTGTTGTGTCCttattgcaaaacacaaaaattaggCAGCACAGCACAATATTCAAAACAAGATGAGCAGCACACATCAActtaacatgaaaagaaaaacaacagtattttatGTGGCAggaaatgtttttgtgaatgtgGCAGTAATGCATGAACAAAGCCTGTTGGTGATGTATTTGGCACTACATGACGACAGTTGATCAAGTAGAGTAAAAAAGACTGCTGGTCATTTCCAATGCAAAATTACTCATACAAACTTCTAATGTGATTATTTCAAGTATTGGTGCTTACTAGATAAGAGTAGGGTAGATTATGCTCAAATGTGCTGCATGCACAGCCTAAGTTTACTGTAGTTCTCAgatgctttggcaatgtaaagatacttttttaccatgccaataaagctacttgaatcttggaaaaaaaaatatatatatctatatagggGATGCAGCATTGTTATTGCTTGCAGGTTAAAAAGCCatacattaatgttttaaatatattagcaaaattgtacatttcagaaaaatcaaGTTGAGGCGAAATTCTGAAAGTAATTAATAACATATGCCTTGTAAGAGGAAGGCTTATGTGCAATACGGGTGCAATACTaaatttccctttttaaaaatgcagatgAGAGAACATCACGGATACATTGTGCAAAATTACCTGTCACAGGCCATTAATACATCCTTAAAGTTAGTTAATTTGGCAAGAAGCATATGTAAAAGCTTAACTGTGTCAAAGTTGTGGGCCGGTATCTCAAAACATTCACTGTTTAAATGCAAGGCACGGATTAAGACATTAGTTTCAGATATCTAATGCATGTTTAACTGTTATAATGGCACAAAACAGCACAGCCAAGCTGATGAAGAATGTCAAAATATGCAACCGGAAGCTTATTTCTTGACTAGTCctgattttgttaaatttaaaccCTGGATGAATAACTAaattccctgaaaaaaaaatgaattaacttCACAAAAAACATGCTCAAAACTCCAGATGCTTCCCATAAGTCTCACTGAACCCATTCAAAGTAAGCAATTTCATCAAGATCAACTGGATAATCTGTTAGATGTATTGGCTCTTTGTTGTCAAATCGTTCTCCTTTGTAACTTTTCCAGCGTCCGGCTGGTAGATAGATATCCCTTTCTTGCTTGCCCGGCTCCAGTACAGGTGCCACCATCAAGTCATCTCCTATCAAAAACTGCGAGTCAACTCTATAAGCAGTTTCATCACTGGTGGCGATCCACCATAATGGCCGAATTATGGGGTCCCCAGTGTCCAATACTTCTCCAGCCAGTTCTATGACCCTGGGAGCCACTAGTGTCTCATGTAGTTCAGTGAACCGCTGAGCAATAGCCACCACCTCATCATCGTACTCCCATGGAGGAATGGAGAACTGCATGGAAGGCATGAAAGCAGACAGCTCCAGCCACCGAATATAGAGCTCACGGTCTGGCAGCTTGCCGTTTCCATCAGTACGGTTTGGATAGGCATTGCCTCCAATCATGTCTGGCAAGATGAACTGGTAGCCCAGGATACTGATGGTGAGGACTGTTGGAATCAGGGACTTCAGGCCAAGTTCATAGCCCCACACAGAGTCCCGGTCGATTGGACGGAAAAAACAGGAGATATTCTGAGAGCTGTAGCCAGACCGAAGTTCAGCACGTTCGTTGAAAGGAATGGCCATTTCGGTGTAGCGGCGAGTGAAGGTGCTTGGGTCCGGGAGGTGGACTCGAGTTCTAAACTGCCAGGGCAAGTAGTTGGTCTCGCCTGCATCAAACTTGAAGGAAGAAACACCATATTTGTGGCGTAAAGAGCGAAGCTGAGACATGAACCAGTTGCGAGCTTCTGAATTGGTAAAATCGAGGATTCCACCAATGCCATTCCACCACTTAACCAAGGCAGGAAGTTGACCTGTAGGCTCCATCACGAACAGCCCTTTCTGTACACATGGCCCAAAATTGGTAGAATCATAATTCACAAAGGGATGTGTCCAAAGGGATACCAGGAAGCCATCTGCCTTGAGCTTTTGAAACATGGCAGAAGCATTTGGGAACTTCTGTGTGTCAAACTCAAATTCCCCGTACTGACTGGTGTAACGATCATCAAGTTCTAAGTGGCTACAGTTAAAACCATGTTTGCGTATATTCTCTGCATAAGTTAAAAGCTTTTCCTGGTTGATGTCAGTCTTATGTAAAGCCCAGGTGGACCATATTGGGTGCCAGAACATTTCTTTGGCAGGCACTTTGTTGGGTTTAGGGAAGTATCGACGAACCATGACCTTGTGGATAGAGGTCACATCTGGGCCCACGCAGACTCTGTAACTAAGCTCAGCATAGGGAGGCCTTCCAGGTGAAGGTTTGTATGGACTGTCCTGATATCGTGCCTGGAAGTACATGGTTTTCTCTGTATCATTCCAGCCCAGGTGGAAGGGCACAGAGTCATTGATCTTAATGGCCGTCGCATTTGACGAAAGCCAGTAGCGCTCGAGGATGCCACCAAAGTCATGGCGATTGGTGTACACGTCACTGGTGACAAAAGGTTTGGGTGCCTGCTGGCCCGAAATGGCAATAGGCCAATGCTGAACAGCAGTCTCAGCACCACCATACCAGTGCGATTCATTGTAGGACATGGCGTGCTCCACAGGTCGGTCTGACTCCAATTCTTCCCAACGTACACGGTAACACATCACCGTTTCCTTTGGCTTTACGGTCATAATGAAGAAGTTCACCTTGCCAGCAAATGAACGTGAGCAGCGAAGGATCACTCCCTCCTTCGAGCAGGAGTCTAGATCAAGCGTGCCAGATCTGAAATCAGCAAGCATACATAAGTTTCTTTTAGGATTATATTTGTTGCAAGTTATAAAACAAGAAGAGCTTTCATAAGTGGAAAAATTGTTACTGAATTGAGTTATCATTGAACAGTAAACAGTGATTCTGCTTCAGGACCCAGAACATTTTAGGATCAGAAGAATATAAGCACCATACTGACCTGAAGCCCATCTTCAGGACAATTCCCCCAGCCTGGTTACGGATGAGAAAGCCATCCTTATTCAGATCAAGCAATTCTGTCTTCAGTAGGTCAGCTTTACGTAGCGAGGCAATATAATAGCACCATGCAGTCACTGCTGCAATCACCAGAATCACACCAATAACTCCAGCCCCCACAAGAGGGCGACTGTTCTTGTCCATCTTCTTGATGGGCATGCCATCAGTAATTGTTCCTCCTGCGCCTCCTGGGACTACTTGATACATTCTGAGTCTTAGATTTTAAATTCACAGTTGAAAAGTGGATAAAACTGAAGGCTAAAAGTTTATACAGACTATAGAAGACATTTTGCAGACAGAGAACAAAAGTGAATAACTTGCAAAATTTGTGCAAAATGGAGTCTTGCATACATTTTTCCTTCTCTCAGTGTAGCATTTTCCTCTTGTTCATTATGAGTCTGAGGGAAAAGGAGTGGCAAAAAGTGTCAATGTAAATGGTTGAAGTCCAAACAAATATCTACTTGTCATGCAGATGTAGGAATCACAGTACAAATTCCAGCATTaagtattcaaaaacaaaaaacattagctTTGATATCAGCCTGAATTGGTCTGCATGGAGGTAAAGGCATAGACAAAAGCAGTTTATTCATGCTGCCAAGATTTCTCACTGTGGCAGTGTGTGAATTGACTGCACCAGAGGACAACACAAGGGCCTCTGGTTCTGCAGTATGAAACGCCACCTGCAAAACTTTGAGACTGGCTAAGTGCCACCAGACACACTTGGTTCAACTGAAAAGCACAGTTAATGGACAATgttttctactgaagaaagaCCTAGAAGAGCTGAACTGCCAGTGCAGAGGctctctctttgtgtttttgaGGGAAATGTACAGCACACTAATAAGGTGCAACAGTGACTGCCCACCTTTTCCGTGGCCTTAGGAAGCGTCTCATTTTGTcaagtcacttaaaaaaaataaaataataaagagatCTGaatcaaaacaaccaaataaatgttttgaatcaGAACTTTacatttaagaattaaaaaatgttGTACTTGTAATGAGGGGTGTGAGATTTATATTGTCTaggataatatcgtaattgttgtttaaacGATATGCGATTTGACATTATTGAGCATATcgcataaaccaaacaaaaaacacacccaaaGAATGAACGTATACACTACCTGATATATGTTAGACTACTGTGCGCATTAGTTCGCACTTTCCCTGGATATatatctaaccctaaccctaacccaaaagctttgggagtcagctgtccacagcAGTCCTAAaccagggctgggcgatatatcgaagatgaatcgccttcgataatgaacgcgatattccgtaccttgtcagtgaactaaggCTCTGTctatgccgctccatttgaaagcaggtgatggcgatttagcgctaatcagggaaccggctttactgactagatacgcatgatcatatcgttcgatatatcgcccagccctatccTAAACCAAAGTACCAGCACAATAACATGctcagcaaaatatcatctaTTTATCGTTTTTACACAATTCcagaaaatacagagatataattttttgtcattttcacacACCACTAATCGTCAATGTATACTACTTGCCCCACAAAGCATTGTAAATGACAGCTAAATTGATtcagaaataatgataaaatattaaattattaactatATGTCACTGAtaatcaaaataaagtatttttgaaATACTAAACTAAGTTGTTTGAGGGTGTATGAATTGACTCAGTATAATTCGCAATGCTTTATGGAAGTGGGCAGTCACTTTTATttctgtactaaaaaaaaaaaaaaccgagtgTAACattagagaataaaaaaaaaatgtagggccTGGTCTTTGTTCCATCAtgtttgaaacaaataaaaaatatacttggaTTAATTGTTTACAGTAAGacttataatatgcattaaatatagaTATGGTTCagtagggtcaaaaattatcaaagacttctgttttcctgtcccaaactatcttgagtaacaaaagggccatttggcattcctgaaggcacagaattgctgatatcgatcaaggcctgtaggccaacatgtttatacatcgggggtctgctaattgtcacaccttttgcacagtgggtgaagctgtagtctgctgattggtcagttttactgtctcacatttgggtttcagtcacatggtcaaggaagggatataaaagaagactgtaatgttgctctgtctttctctctgctgcttttctttgctggagctctcttctcagggctctgccctctctccctcttttttctccctctttccatcttcccctctctctttctctctcaggtaatattttacatacatgttaggtacatttaactatattgttttactacccttcatctattttgtaaccaattcaagtgtaagcataacaaaatattgttattaaaccatttcaattattaattatgtgctaactaatcttgattcaatattaactttgaagtgctacctattgcaatacaatatagtcacttaatagcaacgctctcccacatatttagctattgtaactgcgcttatttccgtcgttggtataagtggcagtgggtggtaacagactagaaatgtacagttttataccatcgtgctgataacgtttctttagtccttcggcaatcctacagcctgaaccactgtagggaaaccacccttacagatggtgccgaaacccgggatcccTTGCAGTGAGTTTTCTGAGATTCACTTTGGTTGGTCATCAGAATGAGGATTTTTTCATAGTTGATCTTATGAATGGATTAAAGCCAGCCTTCTGACTGCGGACTgggtaagtatgttttttattgtcCATTTGTATGATATAGAAATTAGAAGTTATAAGAAGCTTCAATAGTCCCATTACTGTACAATCCGACAACATTCAGATTATCTCCTCAGGGATGGAAGGGAAAATCTCTAAAGCAAGTgatgcattgtttgctttatGGAGCAAAAAACTTGAGCCTACCTTGTGCAAACTCAAGAAAGAATATAGTGATACTAGATGTTCAGATGATGAAATGTTCAATTGGTGGGGGACATACTTGgtaaacatcaaaagaaatcaaaaaaacatggtgaaacaATTGAGGCTTTAAACTTCATAAGCTGTACTCGGGCTACGTGATTTGATGAAACATCTATCTTCAAGTATAGATGCTAATTGTAAAGaactgcattctaaaaatgcagaaatacaaaaGTCAGAGGCAATGATTCGGAATCTTCAATCACAGCTAGATAAATTACTAGCTGAACAGTTAGCTctgagtgaaaaatgtaaaaatcacaaggGCACCATTGCAGATCTTAAAGCTAAGCTA
This window of the Cyprinus carpio isolate SPL01 chromosome A21, ASM1834038v1, whole genome shotgun sequence genome carries:
- the LOC122149277 gene encoding myogenesis-regulating glycosidase-like — translated: MYQVVPGGAGGTITDGMPIKKMDKNSRPLVGAGVIGVILVIAAVTAWCYYIASLRKADLLKTELLDLNKDGFLIRNQAGGIVLKMGFRSGTLDLDSCSKEGVILRCSRSFAGKVNFFIMTVKPKETVMCYRVRWEELESDRPVEHAMSYNESHWYGGAETAVQHWPIAISGQQAPKPFVTSDVYTNRHDFGGILERYWLSSNATAIKINDSVPFHLGWNDTEKTMYFQARYQDSPYKPSPGRPPYAELSYRVCVGPDVTSIHKVMVRRYFPKPNKVPAKEMFWHPIWSTWALHKTDINQEKLLTYAENIRKHGFNCSHLELDDRYTSQYGEFEFDTQKFPNASAMFQKLKADGFLVSLWTHPFVNYDSTNFGPCVQKGLFVMEPTGQLPALVKWWNGIGGILDFTNSEARNWFMSQLRSLRHKYGVSSFKFDAGETNYLPWQFRTRVHLPDPSTFTRRYTEMAIPFNERAELRSGYSSQNISCFFRPIDRDSVWGYELGLKSLIPTVLTISILGYQFILPDMIGGNAYPNRTDGNGKLPDRELYIRWLELSAFMPSMQFSIPPWEYDDEVVAIAQRFTELHETLVAPRVIELAGEVLDTGDPIIRPLWWIATSDETAYRVDSQFLIGDDLMVAPVLEPGKQERDIYLPAGRWKSYKGERFDNKEPIHLTDYPVDLDEIAYFEWVQ